One part of the Streptomyces ferrugineus genome encodes these proteins:
- a CDS encoding XRE family transcriptional regulator, translating to MNDRVKPGSKADRDTLRHAMTAAGCTIADIPVELRARYRMRPREAWRHAHGWTLQEAADRITQAGSARPAEAVAADASLVGKWEKWPGPSSRRPSLPVLLAMAAAYACRPEDLLDLDDRKALPEGDLRLRGRQDAPREPALPALPVSAVTPPEPMGSELVRLAADESAAWAQWAEASNVGDIALEQLMADTRALAEDYLTSDPVPLFVRTRALRDRVFALLEGHQYPRQSSDLYVAAGYLCGLLAWMSSDLGQLRDADTQGRTAWLCAELAGHNELRAWVLSTRSKVAFWDGRLRDAIGHARRGATYRPSGTVAVLLACQEADAWSLLGAEDEPLGALARAEDARAGISSEDDIGGLFSCQPARQENYAAAVQLRVGRPTDALRAADHALELLRDQPVRAYGTEAQIHISKAAAHLSTGEAEGALEALMPVLALPPDHRLEPVTRRLSELPIGTGRPAGTSRAVVGLRAAIEEFCLDSAPRHLALSPGEGTA from the coding sequence ATGAACGACCGCGTCAAGCCCGGTTCCAAAGCAGACCGGGACACCCTCCGCCACGCCATGACGGCCGCCGGATGCACGATCGCTGACATCCCCGTAGAACTGCGAGCCCGCTACCGGATGCGTCCGCGCGAAGCATGGCGTCATGCCCACGGCTGGACCCTGCAAGAAGCGGCGGACCGCATCACTCAGGCCGGTAGCGCGCGCCCCGCCGAGGCAGTCGCCGCCGACGCCTCTCTCGTCGGAAAGTGGGAGAAGTGGCCTGGTCCTTCATCGCGCCGCCCGAGCCTGCCGGTCCTCCTGGCAATGGCGGCTGCCTACGCCTGCCGCCCCGAGGACCTGCTGGACCTCGACGACCGTAAAGCGCTGCCCGAAGGTGACCTGCGCCTGCGCGGCCGCCAAGATGCCCCCCGCGAACCGGCGCTGCCCGCCTTGCCCGTCTCCGCCGTCACGCCACCGGAACCGATGGGCAGCGAACTGGTGCGGCTCGCCGCCGACGAATCCGCGGCCTGGGCGCAGTGGGCCGAAGCTTCGAACGTTGGCGACATCGCTCTGGAACAGCTCATGGCCGACACCCGAGCCCTCGCCGAGGACTACCTCACCTCCGACCCCGTCCCTCTCTTCGTCCGCACGCGGGCGCTTCGCGACCGGGTCTTCGCACTTCTCGAAGGCCACCAGTACCCGCGTCAGTCTTCCGACCTGTACGTGGCGGCCGGCTATCTCTGCGGGCTGCTCGCGTGGATGTCGTCAGATCTCGGACAACTCCGGGACGCGGACACGCAGGGCCGCACCGCGTGGCTGTGTGCCGAACTGGCCGGGCACAACGAACTGCGCGCGTGGGTGCTGTCGACGCGGTCGAAGGTCGCGTTCTGGGACGGGCGGCTGCGGGACGCCATCGGCCACGCCCGGCGTGGTGCCACGTACCGCCCATCCGGCACAGTCGCGGTACTGCTCGCCTGCCAGGAAGCCGATGCCTGGTCCCTGCTCGGCGCCGAGGATGAGCCGCTGGGGGCACTCGCCCGCGCCGAGGACGCCCGCGCCGGCATTAGCAGTGAGGACGACATCGGTGGCCTCTTCTCCTGCCAACCTGCCCGCCAGGAGAACTACGCAGCCGCTGTACAGCTACGCGTCGGCCGCCCCACGGATGCTCTTCGCGCGGCCGACCACGCCCTGGAGCTCTTGCGGGACCAGCCCGTACGGGCCTACGGCACCGAGGCACAGATCCACATCAGCAAAGCCGCGGCGCACCTGTCCACGGGAGAGGCCGAAGGCGCACTCGAAGCGCTCATGCCCGTGCTCGCACTTCCACCGGACCACCGGCTCGAACCCGTCACCCGACGCCTGAGCGAACTACCCATCGGCACCGGGCGCCCGGCCGGGACCAGCCGGGCAGTCGTCGGCTTGCGCGCAGCCATCGAGGAGTTCTGCCTCGACTCAGCTCCCCGGCACCTCGCCCTCTCGCCAGGGGAAGGCACTGCCTGA
- a CDS encoding 2'-5' RNA ligase family protein has translation MTTRTETMRNHWWWRPGWSMGRRFYTWHLTFEGQADVHRLADEYRSALAPLGDALTPIPDKWLHLTMQGIGFVGEVKEQDVHAVVDAARARLAAVPAFDLQIGPEVLDPEAVLLHVRPDGPVRAVRDAIRAAIGEALGEVPEKAEGFTPHVSVAYSAGDGPAAPIAEVLAGLSLAPAQARISGAELIVLHRDNLMYEWESFAMAPLG, from the coding sequence ATGACGACGCGAACCGAGACCATGCGGAACCACTGGTGGTGGCGGCCCGGTTGGAGCATGGGCCGCCGCTTCTACACCTGGCACCTCACCTTCGAAGGCCAAGCCGACGTGCACCGGCTCGCTGACGAGTACCGTTCCGCACTCGCGCCCCTTGGAGACGCCCTCACGCCGATTCCTGACAAGTGGCTGCACCTGACCATGCAGGGCATCGGCTTCGTCGGCGAGGTCAAGGAGCAGGACGTCCACGCCGTCGTGGACGCAGCCCGCGCGCGCCTCGCCGCCGTCCCAGCCTTCGACCTCCAGATCGGCCCGGAGGTCCTGGACCCCGAGGCGGTGCTCCTGCACGTTCGCCCTGACGGTCCCGTCCGGGCCGTACGGGACGCCATCCGGGCGGCGATCGGCGAGGCGCTCGGCGAAGTCCCGGAGAAGGCAGAGGGCTTCACCCCGCATGTCTCCGTCGCGTACAGCGCGGGAGACGGCCCCGCTGCTCCGATCGCTGAGGTTCTCGCTGGTCTCAGTCTGGCGCCGGCGCAGGCGCGCATCTCCGGCGCGGAGCTCATCGTGCTGCACCGCGACAACCTGATGTACGAGTGGGAGTCCTTCGCCATGGCGCCGCTCGGATGA
- a CDS encoding 1-phosphofructokinase family hexose kinase: MILTVTLNTALDITYRVPALRPHATHRVSEVTERPGGKGLNVARVLAALGHEVTVTGFTGGATGRVVQDQLTTTPGVVDALIPVSGPTRRTIAVVDEQTGDTTQLNEPGPTITSAEWSAFQTAYEDLLASASAVALCGSLPPGVPVGAYAALIRSAKAADVPVLLDTAGEALRRGVAARPDVIKPNADELAELTGSHEPLRATQDARRRGARTVVASLGAEGLLAVTPEGRWRATPPNHAHGNPTGAGDSAVAGLLSGLVERLPWPDRLARAAALSAASVVAPVAGEFDQGVYEELLGRVTVTGEASAA; this comes from the coding sequence GTGATCCTCACGGTCACGCTGAACACCGCTCTCGACATCACCTATCGGGTACCGGCCCTCAGGCCGCACGCCACCCACCGGGTCTCCGAGGTGACCGAGCGCCCCGGCGGCAAGGGCCTGAACGTGGCCCGGGTGCTGGCGGCCCTCGGCCACGAGGTGACGGTCACGGGCTTCACGGGCGGCGCGACGGGCCGGGTCGTACAGGATCAGCTCACGACCACGCCGGGTGTGGTGGACGCACTGATCCCCGTTTCCGGCCCGACCCGGCGCACCATCGCCGTGGTCGACGAACAGACCGGCGACACGACCCAGCTCAACGAGCCCGGCCCGACGATCACGTCCGCCGAGTGGTCCGCCTTCCAGACGGCATACGAGGACCTGCTGGCGTCGGCCTCGGCGGTGGCCCTGTGCGGCAGCCTGCCGCCGGGCGTGCCGGTGGGCGCCTACGCCGCCCTCATCCGCTCCGCGAAGGCGGCCGACGTCCCCGTCCTCCTGGACACCGCCGGGGAGGCCCTGCGCCGCGGCGTCGCCGCCCGCCCGGACGTCATCAAGCCCAACGCCGACGAACTGGCCGAACTGACCGGCTCCCACGAGCCGCTGCGCGCGACGCAGGACGCGAGAAGGCGCGGCGCCCGCACGGTCGTGGCCTCGCTGGGCGCGGAGGGCCTGCTTGCGGTGACCCCGGAGGGCCGCTGGCGTGCCACCCCGCCGAACCACGCCCACGGCAACCCGACCGGAGCCGGCGACTCTGCGGTCGCGGGCCTGCTGTCGGGACTGGTGGAGCGACTGCCCTGGCCGGACCGGCTGGCCCGCGCGGCGGCCCTGTCGGCGGCGAGCGTGGTGGCGCCGGTGGCGGGGGAGTTCGATCAGGGGGTGTATGAGGAGTTGCTGGGCAGGGTGACGGTGACCGGCGAGGCCAGCGCGGCCTGA
- the nagA gene encoding N-acetylglucosamine-6-phosphate deacetylase, with amino-acid sequence MAGTPLVLSGATVVLPTGPVKDGQVIVDGPRITGTAPENAQVIDVTGHYVVPGFVDIHNHGGGGASFTSGTVDEVLKGIRTHHLHGTTTLVASTVTGDMDFLTRRAGLLSELAEQGDIAGIHFEGPFISPCRKGAHSEELLRDPAPAEVRKLIDAARGRATMVTLATELPGGVDSVRLLAEHGVIAAIGHTDATYEQTVQAIEAGATVATHLFNAMPPLGHREPGPIAALLEDERVTVELINDGTHLHPAALELAFRHAGADRVAFITDAMDAAGFGDGRYMLGPLEVEVADGVARLVDGGSIAGSTLTLDRAFKRAVTIDRLPIEDAVAALSANPARLLGRYDRIGSLEPGKDADLVILDSDYDLKGVMRLGEWVVEPQLG; translated from the coding sequence ATGGCCGGCACCCCCCTGGTGCTCTCCGGCGCAACGGTCGTCCTCCCCACAGGGCCGGTCAAAGACGGCCAAGTGATCGTCGACGGCCCCCGAATCACCGGCACAGCACCGGAGAACGCCCAGGTCATCGACGTAACCGGCCACTACGTAGTCCCCGGCTTCGTCGACATCCACAACCACGGCGGCGGCGGAGCCTCGTTCACCTCCGGCACGGTCGACGAGGTCCTGAAGGGCATCCGGACCCACCACCTGCACGGCACCACCACCCTCGTCGCCTCCACGGTGACCGGCGACATGGACTTCCTGACCCGGCGAGCCGGCCTCCTCTCGGAGCTGGCCGAGCAGGGCGACATCGCCGGCATCCACTTCGAGGGCCCGTTCATCTCGCCGTGCCGCAAGGGCGCCCACTCCGAGGAACTGCTGCGCGACCCGGCCCCGGCGGAGGTCCGCAAACTGATTGACGCGGCGCGTGGCAGGGCCACGATGGTCACCCTCGCCACGGAACTGCCCGGCGGCGTCGACTCCGTACGCCTCCTCGCCGAGCACGGCGTCATCGCGGCGATCGGGCACACGGACGCGACGTACGAGCAGACGGTGCAGGCGATCGAGGCGGGCGCGACGGTCGCCACCCACCTCTTCAACGCGATGCCGCCGCTCGGCCACCGCGAGCCCGGCCCGATCGCCGCCCTGCTGGAGGACGAGCGGGTGACGGTCGAACTGATCAACGACGGCACACACCTGCATCCGGCCGCCCTGGAGCTGGCGTTCCGTCACGCGGGCGCGGACCGGGTCGCGTTCATCACGGACGCGATGGACGCGGCCGGCTTCGGAGACGGCCGCTACATGCTCGGCCCGCTGGAGGTCGAGGTGGCCGACGGCGTGGCCCGCCTGGTGGACGGCGGTTCGATCGCGGGCTCGACCCTCACCCTGGACCGCGCCTTCAAGCGGGCGGTGACGATCGACCGGCTGCCGATCGAGGACGCGGTGGCGGCCCTGTCGGCGAACCCGGCCCGCCTCCTCGGCCGCTACGACCGCATCGGCTCACTGGAGCCCGGAAAGGACGCCGACCTGGTGATTCTGGACTCCGACTACGACCTCAAGGGCGTGATGCGCCTCGGCGAATGGGTGGTTGAGCCGCAACTGGGCTGA
- a CDS encoding ROK family protein, protein MRHVIALDVGGTGMKAALAGASGGLLHQARRPTGRERGPEAVIDGILDFAAELRAYGEERFGEPAAAVGIAVPGIVDEQRGIAAYAANLGWRDVPLRRLLSERLGGTPVALGHDVRTGGLAEGRIGAGRGADRYLFVPLGTGIAGAIGIDGRVEAGAHGFAGEIGHIVVRPGGTRCPCGQRGCLERFASAAAVSEAWATAVGDPEADAADCAKAVASGDSNAVRIWQNAVDALADGLVTALTLLDPRVLIIGGGLAEAGETLFTPLRDAVRRRVTFQKLPSIVPAALGDTAGCLGAGLLAWDLLDHTDRTEVTR, encoded by the coding sequence GTGAGACATGTCATCGCCCTCGATGTGGGCGGCACCGGGATGAAGGCCGCCCTGGCAGGGGCGAGCGGCGGGCTGCTCCACCAGGCCCGCCGCCCGACCGGCCGCGAACGCGGCCCAGAGGCGGTCATCGACGGCATCCTCGACTTCGCCGCCGAGCTGCGCGCGTACGGCGAGGAGCGCTTCGGCGAGCCCGCGGCGGCCGTCGGCATCGCCGTCCCCGGCATCGTCGACGAGCAGCGGGGCATCGCCGCCTACGCGGCCAACCTGGGCTGGCGGGACGTGCCCCTGCGCCGACTGCTGTCCGAACGGCTCGGCGGCACCCCCGTCGCCCTCGGCCACGACGTGCGCACCGGTGGGCTGGCGGAGGGCCGGATCGGCGCGGGCCGAGGTGCCGACCGGTACCTCTTCGTGCCGCTCGGCACCGGGATAGCCGGTGCCATCGGCATCGACGGCCGGGTCGAGGCGGGCGCGCACGGCTTCGCGGGCGAGATCGGCCACATCGTCGTACGGCCCGGCGGCACCCGCTGCCCGTGCGGGCAGCGCGGCTGCCTGGAGCGGTTCGCGTCGGCGGCGGCGGTGAGCGAGGCGTGGGCCACCGCGGTCGGGGACCCGGAGGCGGACGCCGCGGACTGCGCCAAGGCCGTCGCGTCCGGCGACTCGAACGCCGTACGAATCTGGCAGAACGCCGTCGACGCCCTCGCCGACGGCCTGGTCACCGCACTCACCCTGCTGGACCCGCGGGTCCTGATCATCGGTGGCGGCCTGGCCGAGGCGGGGGAAACCTTGTTCACACCGCTGCGGGACGCCGTCCGGCGGCGGGTCACTTTCCAGAAGCTGCCGTCCATTGTCCCCGCGGCGCTGGGGGACACGGCGGGATGCCTCGGTGCCGGGCTACTGGCCTGGGATCTCCTGGACCACACCGACCGTACGGAGGTAACTCGCTGA
- a CDS encoding ABC transporter substrate-binding protein: MGRVRVQRQSRSRSPRRTGAIAVVSALGLTAALGGCGLTGESDGVTLKLVAADYGDSEANSSQKYWDKLVKAYEAEHPGVRIDVTVYSWSDVDAKVKEMVDAGKAPDMAQIGAYADYAAEGLLYEADQLLSIPVQADFVAQFADAGQVKSVQYGIPFASSTRLLFYNKTLFDKAGITPPTTWKELAADAEALKAEGVKYPYALPLGPEEAQAETMQWLLSGGGGYTDTTVGSYSIDSAENVATFNWLKNDLVGKGLTGPVAPGELNRADAFSAFAAGDVGMLNGHPSLMQMAAKKGVKFGMVPMPGVEGPSKVSMGVADWMMAFKKNGHADQVGEFLDFVYDKQNVLDFSRRYDLLPVTNSASTVMTAAKQDADLKPFLEQLPLSELYPVGQTSWAAVSADIKKRIGGTVAAGGSPSAVLGRLQTAATRAESAE; this comes from the coding sequence ATGGGGCGGGTTCGCGTGCAGCGGCAGAGTCGTAGTCGTAGTCCTCGGCGTACGGGAGCGATCGCGGTGGTGTCCGCGCTGGGCCTGACGGCGGCCCTCGGCGGCTGCGGGCTGACCGGCGAGTCGGACGGGGTGACGCTGAAGCTGGTCGCGGCGGACTACGGCGACAGCGAGGCGAACAGTTCCCAGAAGTACTGGGACAAGCTCGTCAAGGCGTACGAGGCCGAGCACCCGGGGGTGCGGATCGACGTCACGGTGTACTCCTGGAGCGACGTCGACGCCAAGGTCAAGGAGATGGTCGACGCCGGGAAGGCGCCGGACATGGCGCAGATCGGGGCGTACGCCGACTACGCCGCCGAGGGCCTGCTGTACGAGGCCGACCAACTGCTCTCGATCCCCGTCCAGGCCGACTTCGTCGCGCAGTTCGCGGACGCGGGGCAGGTGAAGTCGGTGCAGTACGGCATCCCCTTCGCCTCCTCCACGCGGCTGCTCTTCTACAACAAGACGCTCTTCGACAAGGCCGGCATCACCCCGCCGACCACCTGGAAGGAGCTGGCCGCCGACGCCGAGGCGCTGAAGGCGGAGGGCGTGAAGTACCCGTACGCCCTGCCGCTCGGCCCGGAGGAGGCGCAGGCCGAGACGATGCAGTGGCTGCTCAGCGGCGGGGGCGGCTACACCGACACCACCGTCGGCTCGTACAGCATCGACTCCGCGGAGAACGTCGCCACCTTCAACTGGCTCAAGAACGACCTGGTCGGCAAGGGGCTCACCGGCCCGGTGGCACCCGGCGAGCTGAACCGGGCGGACGCCTTCTCCGCGTTCGCGGCCGGTGACGTCGGCATGCTCAACGGCCACCCCTCGCTGATGCAGATGGCCGCGAAGAAGGGCGTGAAGTTCGGCATGGTGCCGATGCCCGGGGTGGAGGGGCCGAGCAAGGTCTCCATGGGCGTGGCCGACTGGATGATGGCCTTCAAGAAGAACGGCCACGCCGACCAGGTGGGCGAGTTCCTCGACTTCGTCTACGACAAGCAGAACGTGCTGGACTTCTCCCGCCGGTACGACCTGCTCCCCGTCACGAACTCCGCGTCCACGGTGATGACCGCGGCCAAGCAGGACGCCGACCTCAAGCCGTTCCTGGAGCAGCTCCCGCTCTCCGAGCTCTACCCGGTCGGCCAGACCTCCTGGGCGGCGGTCAGCGCCGACATCAAGAAGCGCATCGGCGGCACGGTCGCGGCCGGCGGCAGCCCGTCGGCGGTCCTGGGCCGGCTCCAGACGGCGGCCACCCGGGCGGAGAGCGCCGAATAG
- a CDS encoding DUF3263 domain-containing protein, translated as MDQHQDPSEAALADRERSILALERRGFTGPGAKERAIREELGLAPVRYYQLLNALLDDPRALRHDPVTVNRLRRVREARRAER; from the coding sequence ATGGACCAGCACCAGGACCCGTCCGAGGCCGCCCTCGCCGACCGCGAGCGGTCCATCCTCGCGCTGGAACGCCGGGGCTTCACGGGCCCCGGCGCCAAGGAGCGGGCGATACGCGAGGAACTGGGCCTGGCCCCCGTCCGCTACTACCAGCTCCTGAACGCCCTGCTGGACGACCCGAGGGCCCTGCGGCACGACCCGGTGACGGTGAACCGGCTGCGGCGGGTACGGGAGGCACGGCGGGCGGAGAGATGA
- the otsB gene encoding trehalose-phosphatase: MASHQDPTDPAGPLPTPVTRPGRDGLAALLDRPARALVALDFDGTLAPIVPDPDQARAHPDALSALVALAPQVAGVAVVTGRPADVAVRYGGFAGVAGLEHLVVLGHYGAERWDAVSGKVTAPDPHPGIATVRAELPGLLASVTQGTWIEDKGHAVAVHTRRAADPQGTFDALRAPLTDLATRNGLIVEPGRMVLELRPPGMDKGVALSDHVRELGAESVLYAGDDLGDLSAYAAVDALRSDGTPGLLVCSGSEEVTELSERADVVVDGPAGVVRLLRQIAAQAGQAG; this comes from the coding sequence ATGGCCAGTCACCAGGATCCGACCGACCCCGCGGGCCCGCTGCCGACCCCCGTCACCCGGCCCGGCCGCGACGGACTCGCCGCGCTCCTCGACCGCCCCGCACGGGCGCTCGTCGCGCTGGACTTCGACGGCACGCTCGCCCCGATCGTGCCGGACCCGGATCAGGCGCGGGCCCACCCCGACGCCCTGTCGGCACTGGTCGCGCTCGCGCCGCAGGTGGCCGGCGTCGCGGTGGTCACCGGGCGCCCGGCCGACGTGGCCGTGCGGTACGGCGGTTTCGCCGGGGTCGCGGGCCTTGAGCACCTCGTCGTGCTCGGGCACTACGGCGCCGAGCGCTGGGACGCCGTCAGTGGAAAGGTCACCGCACCCGACCCCCACCCCGGCATCGCGACCGTCCGTGCCGAACTGCCGGGGCTGCTCGCGAGCGTCACGCAGGGCACCTGGATCGAGGACAAGGGACATGCCGTCGCCGTGCACACGCGCCGCGCGGCCGACCCGCAGGGCACCTTCGACGCCCTGCGCGCACCCCTCACCGACCTCGCCACCCGCAACGGACTGATCGTCGAACCCGGCCGCATGGTCCTGGAACTGCGCCCACCCGGCATGGACAAGGGCGTGGCGCTCAGCGACCACGTCCGGGAGCTCGGCGCCGAGTCCGTCCTCTACGCCGGCGACGACCTCGGCGACCTCTCCGCCTACGCCGCCGTCGACGCCCTCCGCTCCGACGGCACCCCCGGCCTCCTGGTCTGCAGCGGCAGCGAGGAGGTCACCGAGCTCTCGGAGCGGGCGGACGTGGTGGTCGACGGTCCGGCGGGGGTCGTACGGCTGTTGCGGCAGATCGCGGCTCAGGCCGGCCAGGCCGGCTGA
- a CDS encoding alpha,alpha-trehalose-phosphate synthase (UDP-forming): MASTQDAQDARGAARVLVASNRGPVSYEVREDGSLHSKRGGGGVVSGLSAIGPDAGALWVCSALSDGDREAVRRGAGEDGVLMLDIPADVHADAYNGIANSVLWFVHHMLYQTPLEPVFDAEFRRQWASYETYNRAFARALAGQAAPGAAVLVQDYHLCLVPGMLRELRPDVRIGHFSHTPWAPPEYFRMLPDDIRSQLLWGMLGADRLGFLTRRWADAFEACAERFVGGLGGTRVGVHGLGADADFLRARAHQADVAERMAVLKGEIGEGRKAIVRVDRTELSKNIVRGLLAYRQLLDDHPEWRERVVHVAFAYPSRQDLAVYRDYTAEVQRLATEINSRYGTPGWTPVVLHVKDDFARSLAAYRLADVALVNPIRDGMNLVAKEVPVVSDEGCALVLSREAGAFEELGEDAFAVNPYDVIDTARALHEALTMRPEERAERSKRLAAAATALPPAQWFLDQLHALDR; the protein is encoded by the coding sequence ATGGCTTCCACGCAGGATGCGCAGGATGCGCGAGGTGCTGCCAGGGTGCTGGTCGCGTCGAACCGCGGCCCGGTCTCGTACGAGGTGCGCGAGGACGGCTCGCTGCACTCCAAGCGGGGCGGCGGCGGGGTCGTCTCCGGGCTGTCGGCGATCGGGCCGGACGCGGGCGCGCTGTGGGTGTGCTCGGCGCTGTCCGACGGGGACCGGGAGGCGGTGCGGCGCGGGGCCGGCGAGGACGGCGTGCTGATGCTGGACATCCCGGCCGACGTGCACGCGGACGCGTACAACGGCATCGCGAACTCGGTGCTGTGGTTCGTCCACCACATGCTGTACCAGACGCCGCTGGAGCCGGTCTTCGACGCGGAGTTCCGGCGGCAGTGGGCGTCGTACGAGACGTACAACCGCGCCTTCGCCCGGGCGCTGGCCGGGCAGGCGGCGCCGGGGGCGGCGGTGCTGGTGCAGGACTACCACCTGTGCCTGGTGCCGGGCATGCTGCGCGAGCTGCGCCCCGACGTCCGGATCGGCCACTTCTCGCACACGCCCTGGGCACCGCCGGAGTACTTCCGCATGCTGCCGGACGACATCCGTTCGCAGCTGTTGTGGGGGATGCTCGGCGCGGACCGGCTGGGGTTCCTCACCCGGCGGTGGGCGGACGCGTTCGAGGCGTGCGCCGAGCGGTTCGTCGGCGGGCTCGGCGGCACCCGGGTCGGGGTGCACGGGCTGGGGGCGGACGCGGACTTCCTGCGGGCGCGGGCGCATCAGGCCGACGTGGCCGAGCGGATGGCGGTGCTGAAGGGCGAGATCGGCGAGGGCCGCAAGGCGATCGTCCGGGTCGACCGCACCGAGCTGTCCAAGAACATCGTGCGCGGCCTGCTGGCGTACCGGCAGCTCCTCGACGACCACCCCGAGTGGCGCGAGCGGGTGGTGCACGTGGCGTTCGCCTACCCCTCGCGGCAGGACCTGGCGGTGTACCGCGACTACACGGCCGAGGTGCAGCGCCTGGCGACGGAGATCAACTCCCGCTATGGCACGCCGGGTTGGACGCCGGTCGTGCTGCACGTCAAGGACGACTTCGCCCGCTCGCTGGCGGCGTACCGGCTGGCGGACGTGGCGCTGGTCAACCCCATCCGGGACGGTATGAACCTGGTCGCCAAGGAGGTGCCGGTCGTCTCCGACGAGGGGTGCGCGCTGGTGCTGTCGCGGGAGGCCGGGGCCTTCGAGGAACTGGGCGAGGACGCGTTCGCGGTCAACCCGTACGACGTCATCGACACGGCACGGGCGCTGCACGAGGCGTTGACGATGCGCCCGGAGGAGCGGGCGGAGCGCTCGAAGCGACTGGCGGCGGCCGCGACGGCACTGCCGCCGGCCCAGTGGTTCCTGGACCAGCTCCACGCGCTGGACCGGTAA
- a CDS encoding glucosyl-3-phosphoglycerate synthase: MLEEVERWLRTRSWSAVDRPLHRILAAKQRTGQSVSVVLPALNEEETVGDIVAIIRHDLMRQVPLVDEIVVVDSGSTDRTSEVAAAAGARVVHRDDILPHLPAVPGKGEVLWRSLLVTSGDIVCFIDADLKEFSSEFVSGIVGPLLTDPDVDLVKAMYDRPLGSAAGQGGRVTELMARPLLNMHWPQLAGFVQPLGGEYAARRSLLEQLPFPVGYGVELGMLVDALHLVGLDALAQVDVGVRKHRHQDGQALGRMSAAIYRTAQLRLARGHLIRPSLTQFERGEDGFQPLTYSVDTEERPPMVEIAEYATRKVA, encoded by the coding sequence GTGCTGGAAGAAGTCGAGCGCTGGCTGCGCACCCGCTCCTGGTCCGCCGTCGACCGCCCGCTCCACCGCATCCTGGCCGCCAAGCAGCGTACGGGCCAGTCGGTCTCCGTCGTGCTGCCCGCGCTCAACGAGGAGGAGACGGTCGGCGACATCGTCGCGATCATCCGTCATGACCTCATGCGCCAGGTCCCCCTGGTCGACGAGATCGTCGTCGTCGACTCGGGGTCCACCGACCGCACCTCCGAGGTGGCCGCCGCGGCGGGCGCGCGGGTGGTGCACCGCGACGACATCCTGCCGCACCTGCCTGCCGTGCCCGGCAAGGGGGAGGTGCTGTGGCGCTCCCTGCTGGTGACGAGCGGGGACATCGTCTGCTTCATCGACGCCGACCTGAAGGAGTTCTCCTCCGAGTTCGTCTCCGGGATCGTCGGCCCGCTGCTCACCGATCCGGACGTGGACCTCGTCAAGGCGATGTACGACCGCCCGCTCGGCTCGGCGGCCGGGCAGGGCGGCCGGGTCACCGAGCTGATGGCGCGCCCGCTGCTGAACATGCACTGGCCGCAGCTCGCCGGCTTCGTGCAGCCGCTGGGCGGCGAGTACGCGGCCCGCAGGTCGCTGCTCGAGCAGCTCCCGTTCCCCGTCGGCTACGGCGTCGAGCTGGGCATGCTGGTCGACGCCCTGCATCTGGTGGGCCTGGACGCGCTGGCCCAGGTGGACGTCGGGGTGCGCAAGCACCGGCACCAGGACGGGCAGGCGCTCGGCCGGATGTCGGCGGCGATCTACCGCACGGCACAGCTCAGGCTGGCCCGCGGCCATCTGATCCGGCCCTCCCTCACCCAGTTCGAGCGGGGCGAGGACGGTTTCCAGCCGCTGACGTACTCCGTGGACACCGAGGAGCGGCCGCCGATGGTGGAGATCGCCGAGTACGCGACGCGGAAGGTCGCGTAA